The window CAATTATAAGACTCGATATGAACTCGGTAGATGCTGATAGCCCAGAAACCTTGAAGAGGTCCTTATCAATTTTCATGGATACAACAGCCAGAGAATATGGTATAGATCTTCAGATAGATCTACTTAAGATGAAGTTTGAGGAGATGGTGGTAAAGATATACAATAAGACAAAGCGTAGTATAGTAGTGCTCATAGATGAGTATGACAAGCCTATAATATCTCATCTTGGTAGAGGAGATGATCACCTAAAGATAGCAATAGAAAATAGACAGGTGCTTAAGGACTTTTACGGTACGTTGAAGGCAGCGTCGGTGATCGAGAAGCTTAGGTTTGTTTTGCTTACAGGGGTGAGCAAGTTTTCTAAGACTGGGGTCTTTTCTGAACTCAATAATCTTTTTGATCTTACGATGGATAGTAATTACTCAGCTATGCTTGGGATAACTGATGAGGAG of the Calditerrivibrio sp. genome contains:
- a CDS encoding AAA family ATPase, with translation MKRKLPIGQSNFEYIVKNNNLYVDKTSYIYNLITSTQFNFLSRPRRFGKSLLISTLEQVFKGNREIFNGLWIAKSDYDWNEYSIIRLDMNSVDADSPETLKRSLSIFMDTTAREYGIDLQIDLLKMKFEEMVVKIYNKTKRSIVVLIDEYDKPIISHLGRGDDHLKIAIENRQVLKDFYGTLKAASVIEKLRFVLLTGVSKFSKTGVFSELNNLFDLTMDSNYSAMLGITDEE